The nucleotide sequence CTGGCGCGCCATATCCCGGCCGGCGCCGTTGACCCTTAGGGTCTCCAGCAGGGCTGATCCCACACTCTGCTTAGGGTCGAGCGAAGAATATGGATCTTGGAAGATGATCTGCGCCGTTTTGCGCAGTTCGCGCCGAACGCCGGCCGTCACTTTGGAGTAGTCGTTGGCGGCCAAACCGTTCAACGAGATGGCACCTGAGGTCGGTGTTTCCAGACCCACCACGCACCGGCCGATAGTGGTCTTACCGGACCCGGATTCACCCACCAGACCGACACTTTCGTTACGGCCCACCGTGATGCTGACGCCGTCCAGGGCGCGGGTGTGCCGGCCGCGGTGGCCGCTGAAGACCTTCACCAGATCTTTGACCGTCAGCAGGGGTGCAATCTGCGCCGATGCGTCCGCCGGGGCCGCAGTAGCGCCGGAGACCGCCCGTCGCGCGGCAAGTTCACTGCTGATCTCATCAGTCCGGACGCAGGCGCTGAGTCGGCCGCCGATCTCCCGCAGTAAGGGGGTGCCTGCGACACAGACGTCACGAACGAATTCACAGCGTGGTGCGAAGACACATTGCCCCGCGACGTCGTCCGGCGCTGGAACCGAACCCCCGATCGCGGCCATGACGGCCAGCTTCCGGTCGACCGCCGGTTCTGACAGCAGCAGGCCCTGTGTGTAGGGGTGCAGCGGCTGGCGCTCCAGATCCTGCGCCTTGCCGACCTCCATCAGCGAACCCGCGTACAGCACGTAGATGCGGTCACACACCGAGAACGCCACCCGCAGGTCGTGAGTGATCAGGACCAAACCCATGGACCGCGCCCTTTGCACCGACTTCAGCAGTGCCAGGATTTCTGCCTGGGTGGTGACATCCAGTGCCGTCGACGGTTCATCGGCGACCAGCAACCGCGGGTCCCGGGCCAATGCGGTCGCCAGCGCCACGCGCTGTCGCATCCCACCCGAGAGCTGAAACGGGTAGCGATGCAACACATCAGAATCAGCGATCCCGACCTCGGTCATCCGCCGCTGGGCGTCGATGACGGCCTCACGGCGAGAGGGCCGGAATTCCCGACCCCGACCCGCCCGCAGCGCCTCCACGACGTGGCCGCCGGCGCTCAGCAGCGGATTGAGCATGGTGAACGGGTCTTGGTAGAGCAACGTCATCTGCCCCCCGCGCAGCGCGCCGGCTTGACGATCGGACGCTGCCAGCACGTCTTGCCCGTCGAAGTAGACCTGGCCGTTGGCATGGACGTCTCTGGGCAGCAACCGCATGACCGCCTTGGCCAACATTGACTTGCCACTGCCGGATTCACCGACGATTCCAATCGTCTCACCGGTTCCGACCGTCAGGTCGACTCCAGAAAGAATGGTGCGATCACCCTTGCGGGCGGCGTGTTTCACCGTCAGTCCAGTTACTGACAGTAACATCTGCGAGCCGGAAGTCACTGATGCGGCGGCCTTCCCCGGGTAACCGGGCCTGTTTGCCTGCGTGCTGCTCACAGTGATCTCAAATCACGGTTGGAATACCGCTCGTACATCCAGTCGCCGATCAGATTGACCGAGACTGCCAGGACGACGATGGCCAACCCCGGGGCAATGGCGGCCATCGGATTGTCGAACAGCAACGCCTGACCGTCGGTCAGCATTCGCCCCCATTCGGCAGTACCCGGTTGCGAGCCAAGCCCGAGGAAGGCCAGTCCGGACAGCGCTACCAGTGCACCTGCGAAATCGACGGCGAAATCGGCCACGAGCACGGGGGCGATATTGGGGAAAATGTGTCGGTACATGATTCGCCAACGCGGAACGCCGACGGTGCGGGCTGCTTCCACATAGGGCAAGGCCCGCTGTTCCAGCGCGACACCGCGGACGATACGGATGTCGCCTTGCGCATTGAGGACACTGAGCACCACAATCGCCATCCAGTACCCACCGCCGGTCACGGCGACCACGACGATGGTCAGCAAAAGGCCCGGGAGCGAGAAGATGAAATCGACGGTCCGCATGATCACGCTATCTGTCACACCACCGACGTAGCCGGCGAGAATCCCGACGAGAACCGAGATCACCAGCCCGCTGAACGCGATGATCACAGGCCCGATCATCGCCGGCCTTGCGCCGGCGATGACCCGGGAAAAGACATCTCGGCCGATTTCGTCAGTCCCGAACCAGTGCGCACCAGAGGGGGCCTGGCTCACAGCCAATAGATTCTGCGTGTCGGGCGAGGTATGGAGCAGCGTTCGCCCGATCACCGCAGCCACGAGCATGAGAAATAGAAGGAACAGGGCGACCCCGATGGTCAGGGGTGTGCGGCGTCGTCTGCGGCGTCGCCGGGTCGTCAATACGCCGGTGGCAGTGAGTGTCATGATTTCCCTCGTCCGAAACTGACCCGCGGATCCACTAC is from Nakamurella sp. PAMC28650 and encodes:
- a CDS encoding ABC transporter ATP-binding protein, whose amino-acid sequence is MSSTQANRPGYPGKAAASVTSGSQMLLSVTGLTVKHAARKGDRTILSGVDLTVGTGETIGIVGESGSGKSMLAKAVMRLLPRDVHANGQVYFDGQDVLAASDRQAGALRGGQMTLLYQDPFTMLNPLLSAGGHVVEALRAGRGREFRPSRREAVIDAQRRMTEVGIADSDVLHRYPFQLSGGMRQRVALATALARDPRLLVADEPSTALDVTTQAEILALLKSVQRARSMGLVLITHDLRVAFSVCDRIYVLYAGSLMEVGKAQDLERQPLHPYTQGLLLSEPAVDRKLAVMAAIGGSVPAPDDVAGQCVFAPRCEFVRDVCVAGTPLLREIGGRLSACVRTDEISSELAARRAVSGATAAPADASAQIAPLLTVKDLVKVFSGHRGRHTRALDGVSITVGRNESVGLVGESGSGKTTIGRCVVGLETPTSGAISLNGLAANDYSKVTAGVRRELRKTAQIIFQDPYSSLDPKQSVGSALLETLRVNGAGRDMARQRVGELLADVGLPADYGSRMPAALSGGERQRVAIARALAVDPALIVCDEPVSALDVSVQAQILTLLQDIRGRTGVSYLFITHDLAVVRQVADRVYVLHRGAIVEQGKVDDVMDRPKHDYTRRLLDSIPTSATFSDRSVTQPAATPPPATTPPIEDVIDR
- a CDS encoding ABC transporter permease, with the translated sequence MTLTATGVLTTRRRRRRRRTPLTIGVALFLLFLMLVAAVIGRTLLHTSPDTQNLLAVSQAPSGAHWFGTDEIGRDVFSRVIAGARPAMIGPVIIAFSGLVISVLVGILAGYVGGVTDSVIMRTVDFIFSLPGLLLTIVVVAVTGGGYWMAIVVLSVLNAQGDIRIVRGVALEQRALPYVEAARTVGVPRWRIMYRHIFPNIAPVLVADFAVDFAGALVALSGLAFLGLGSQPGTAEWGRMLTDGQALLFDNPMAAIAPGLAIVVLAVSVNLIGDWMYERYSNRDLRSL